Genomic DNA from Equus caballus isolate H_3958 breed thoroughbred chromosome 10, TB-T2T, whole genome shotgun sequence:
TGCTTCAGAGGGTCTGCGAATAAGAGTGGGATTTCGATTCCTTGTGAAAATAAAGGTGCAAGATTGGAAATCCTTGAAGTTTTTATTCTGGGTGGGGGGTGGTCTGCAGCACCCATGAACAAGACCGGGGTCCTCGGGGCTGAGAGAGAAAACTGGAAGACACAGGGGTGGGTGACGCCTCTTGGGAGAATGACGATTGGGGGTGTTTAGGGAAAGAGGGATGATCTGAAGCATTGTGGGTCTAAAAGGATGGAGTGGGAGCTTGCTAAGGCGGAGAGGTCTGTGAGGCGACAGTGTGGGAACccctgggcagggggtgggggtggggaagggtgggaCAGAGTGAGGGGTCTCCGGAGGTGGCTGACCTCTGGGTGAACCTGGCTTCTGCCACGGCCTTGAGCAGTGTGACTTAGGGCAAGTTGTGTCTTCTCAGCCTCAGTGGGCTCTTCTGTGACATGGGTACAGGCTTCCCTCTGCGGGCCTGCGGCACGGGTTCAAGCAGACTCTAGACTCACAGGCCCACACAGGCCGGTCAAGGGCTCCTTGAATGTCAGCAGCCACTGGGTCAGCTTCCAGGGACTGTGAGCCCAAGAGTGGGGTGTGAGACTCTTGGAGACCAAGGGAAGGTTCCAGAAGTGTCTAGGGAGCAAACGCTGGGTTTAGGGGGCTCCCCAAGGGTGCAAAGATGACACCACCCGCCCTCCTGCTATAATCTCTCCCCGCAGCCAGATGCACCACCAGGGCCTGCACCAGACAGCGGTCAAGGACACTTCCTGGGCCTGTGAACCGCGTCCGGGCATGAGATAAGACCTTTGACTGGAATGAAAAGGTAGAAATGGTTCACGGAACAGAGCAGCTCGCGCCCCGAGATCTCACTTTGGTCGAAAAAACTCGTGAGCGCGCACGCGGAGAAAGACCTGGAAGGACAGGACCTGGGTATGGCTTAGGGAGGCAGGAATGTTAAGTCtttatgtttttcctctttgcttgGCTCTGGGTTCCACACTGCCCAGGGACTGCTTTCGTGACTCAGTGGTTATGGTAAACCAAGCTTTAAGGGCCGCCCTGCCCTCCTGGTCAGGCCTCAGCTCCCAGGTGCGGTGGGCTCCgacctcccctcccaccctctcccctcccttacTCTGCTCCTCAGACCCACCCGCTCCTCACTGCCTCGCCTTCGCCCATGcggtttcctcttcctctccccacgaAGCGCTGGGGGAGGGGTTCCTGGCCACCTTCTGTAGACTGGCCCCACCCCACGAggcactgggggagggggggttcCTGGCCACCTTTTCTAGACGGGTGCCAGGGGCTCGCTCTCACAGCTCTCTACTTCCTCTGGGGGTCTGATCACCCTCAACTCGGGGAGGGGCGCCAGGACATCTCTCGGCCTTCAAAGCCGGCAGAACTCAGAAGGATGCGGGGGCCTCCTATGTAGCCTTCAGAGGATAGCGGCTCGAACCTGGACTTCGGGCCACTCTGAACCAATTTTAACGCCGTGCACTGCCGTTCAATTCGGATTTTACTCTTAACCTGAGACCTCATCAAATATGCTTTGCCCACCCTTTCTAACTCGCACCCCGGAGTGCAGCCTGCAGAGCTAGGCTCCTCGTCCGCCGTGTCCCCCGGAGCCCCAGGGCAGCGAAGGAAGGTGCCACACGGCCAGTGGTGTCCCAGCCCCTTTATTTGGTGTCCCGCACTCAGGCCTGCATCACGGGCCTCGACTTCTCGGCCTGCAGCTTCACTCCAGAGCCTGCGAAGCCGGTGCCGccctgggagggagagaaggccaaGGTGGAGGCGGGGGGCTGCAAGCGGCCGCGGGGGGTCCTAGGCCCGCAAGGAGAGGCAGGACCCGGGCTAggcagggcaggggcggggcctggggcaaaggggcggggcctggaggggcgggcCTTCTGGGGAAGAGGGCGGAGTCCCGGGGAGGAGGCGGGGCCTCGGGAaggggcagggccctggggaggagggccgCTCACCCGCTGCAGCACGATGATGTCGCGGTCCGTGAGCTTCTCCCCGTTCACTGGGTCCACCATGTCCTTCCGAATGAGCTTCTCCACACACTCGAGGGTGACCACGGCCCCACTGCggtgagggtgagggtgagggtgagggtggggggctCCGATCAGAGGTaccacccacacacacccccgcGGGACAGCCACACCCTGCCCCCTGCGCGGCGCCCCCGTGCCCCCGGGGGACTCACGAGGGCCGCAGCACGGCGCACGGCGTGGCGTTGCTCAGGCTGTCGCGGGTCACGGCGCACACGTAGCGCTCGCTGCGTGTGATGAGCCCCACGCGGTCCACGGAGCCGTCGAGCGGCGTGAAGCGCACGGGCGTCAGGTCCGACATGCGCAGAGGCTTCCCCGACATGGGGCAGGTCACGGTGCGCGACTGCGGGCCGGGGGGTGGCAGGGTCAGCGGCAGGGCTGGGGCCCGGGGAGGGGGGATGGGGTCCCTGGGAGAGACGGAAGGAGGGGGCTCTCGGGCGAAGTGGGCGCAGGTGCGCTTGCGGGGGGTGCTCACCGGCTTCTCCAGCTTGGTGGCCTTGGCCTCGGGGGTCAGCGACGGGATCCAGAAGCTGGGCAGCGCTTTGTCCTTGTCCTTTCCTGCGGGGCCCGCGCTGGGCCCGGGTTGGGCATCATCTGCGGAGGGAGAGGGGTTCAGATGCCGCCCCCAGGGAGGCCCCGGCCCCGCGGGTCCCCGTCCCCCTGTAAGTCCGCTCCCCCTCACCTGGGCCGTTGCCCGTGGTAGCCTTGGGCGTGAAGGGGTTGAGGGGCCGGCTCACGATGGACgcctccttctccaggaagccccgCACCTGGTCCTGCGCCGCCGCCCGCTGCAACTCTTTCTGCTCCTCCCGCCGCGCACCCCGCTGCTTCTCGTAGGCCTGCGGGCAGCAGGGGAGAAGGGCACTAGGCATCCTTCTGGGGGCTGTGGGCTTGGGGCACCCGGGGGGGGGGGCGttcttcccatttcacaggtgggtaaactgaggcctaCACAGGGGAGATCCTGGCAGAGGCACTGTTTGGTAGAGGTTGGTGACCGCCTGGGTGTGCAGCTTTAATCTGCATGTGCGGCTCTGCTCCCTTCGCTTGTCCCTTCCCCTTCTGCAGGGCACCTGTGTGTTTAGCTGGGTGTTTGAGACTTGATGGCTCCTTTATTCCTTGGCAGCAGAGTGGTCAGCAGCTTGGCTGGAGCTTAAACCCGGCCTCTGTCACTGATGAGCCCTGTGagctctcctggcctcagtttcttcatctgtaaaatgggctaacaGTGGCGACCTCCCTCAGAGGCTCACTGGGAGGGTTACACGGGATGAGTTTTTAAATCACGTAGAACcttgcccagcacacagtaagtgctcagtcaACGTTACCCGAGGGCTGTTACTGTGTTTATTATAAGGTATGTGTACTATCTGATTTACTTATCAGACCGTGTGTGTTCTGTACACCCTGTCCTGGCGGATGCAGACCTGCCCCTGCCCTCGAGGGGCTCGAGTTCCAGGAGAGTAACGAgcgctaacatttatggagccaTGAATGCGCAGGTAGTGTGTGAAGACAAGAGGATGTGCGGGCAGAGTGCAAGGATGAGAGGTTGCGCGGGCAGCATGTGAGGACGGCAGGATGTGTGGGCAGGGTGCAAGGACGAGAGGAGTTAACACAGTACTGAGCTCCAACACTGCCCTGGGCCACCCAGCTGAGTGAGGAGGGAACACTCATGGTGACTGATGCTCTGGAGGGCTTCCGACATGGTCCCCGCGATGAGGGAGCGCCCCGTCAGCCAGCAGCCTGTGGGTAGGACATGGGCACAGGGGAGGGAACCCACTCACTCAAGACAAAAAACTcaa
This window encodes:
- the NOSIP gene encoding nitric oxide synthase-interacting protein isoform X2 produces the protein MTRHGKNCTAGAVYTYHEKKKDTAASGYGTQNIRLSRDAVKDFDCCCLSLQPCHDPVVTPDGYLYEREAILEYILHQKKEIARQMKAYEKQRGARREEQKELQRAAAQDQVRGFLEKEASIVSRPLNPFTPKATTGNGPDDAQPGPSAGPAGKDKDKALPSFWIPSLTPEAKATKLEKPSRTVTCPMSGKPLRMSDLTPVRFTPLDGSVDRVGLITRSERYVCAVTRDSLSNATPCAVLRPSGAVVTLECVEKLIRKDMVDPVNGEKLTDRDIIVLQRGGTGFAGSGVKLQAEKSRPVMQA
- the NOSIP gene encoding nitric oxide synthase-interacting protein isoform X1, whose amino-acid sequence is MTRHGKNCTAGAVYTYHEKKKDTAASGYGTQNIRLSRDAVKDFDCCCLSLQPCHDPVVTPDGYLYEREAILEYILHQKKEIARQMKVTAAYEKQRGARREEQKELQRAAAQDQVRGFLEKEASIVSRPLNPFTPKATTGNGPDDAQPGPSAGPAGKDKDKALPSFWIPSLTPEAKATKLEKPSRTVTCPMSGKPLRMSDLTPVRFTPLDGSVDRVGLITRSERYVCAVTRDSLSNATPCAVLRPSGAVVTLECVEKLIRKDMVDPVNGEKLTDRDIIVLQRGGTGFAGSGVKLQAEKSRPVMQA